One window of Tepidanaerobacter acetatoxydans Re1 genomic DNA carries:
- the glyA gene encoding serine hydroxymethyltransferase has product MDILKLVDPEIADAIEKETYRQQYKLEMIASENFTSKAVMEAQGSVLTNKYAEGYPGRRYYGGCEFVDIVENIARDRAKKLFSAEHVNVQPHSGSQANMGVYFAYLNYGDKVLGMNLAHGGHLTHGSPVNISGKYFEFIPYGVSKETGYIDYDELEALAQEHKPKMIVAGASAYPRIIDFERISQIAKQVGAYVMVDMAHIAGLVAAGLHPNPVPICDFVTTTTHKTLRGPRGGVIFCKQEYAKAIDKAIFPGIQGGPLMHVIAAKAVCLKEASTDEFVEYQNQVVRNAKALAKALLGKGYNLISGGTDNHLILIDMRCKNLTGKEAEHLLEEVGITVNKNAIPFDPESPNVTSGIRVGTPALTSRGMKEQEMERIAELMDEALTKGQDERIKAKISKAVKALCEQFPLYSK; this is encoded by the coding sequence TTGGATATACTTAAACTTGTAGACCCTGAAATAGCTGATGCTATTGAAAAAGAAACTTACCGTCAGCAGTACAAGCTGGAGATGATTGCTTCTGAAAACTTTACAAGTAAAGCAGTTATGGAAGCTCAAGGTTCGGTGCTTACTAATAAATACGCAGAGGGTTACCCCGGCAGGCGCTATTATGGTGGTTGTGAATTTGTAGACATTGTAGAAAATATTGCCAGAGATCGAGCAAAGAAGTTATTTTCTGCAGAACATGTAAATGTTCAGCCACACTCTGGTTCTCAAGCTAATATGGGAGTCTATTTTGCTTATCTTAATTACGGTGATAAAGTCTTAGGCATGAATCTTGCCCATGGCGGTCACCTTACACATGGAAGCCCGGTAAATATCTCAGGAAAATACTTTGAGTTTATTCCATATGGTGTTTCCAAAGAAACCGGATATATTGACTATGATGAATTGGAAGCCTTGGCACAAGAACACAAGCCCAAAATGATAGTAGCGGGTGCCAGTGCATATCCCAGAATAATTGACTTTGAAAGGATTTCCCAAATTGCAAAACAAGTTGGAGCCTATGTTATGGTAGATATGGCTCATATAGCAGGTTTAGTAGCAGCCGGTTTGCATCCGAATCCCGTTCCTATCTGTGATTTCGTTACAACAACGACTCACAAAACTCTCAGAGGTCCGCGAGGTGGCGTGATATTTTGTAAACAGGAATATGCCAAAGCAATAGACAAGGCCATTTTCCCCGGAATTCAGGGCGGACCTTTAATGCATGTGATTGCTGCCAAAGCTGTTTGCTTAAAAGAGGCATCAACTGATGAATTTGTCGAATATCAGAATCAAGTGGTAAGAAATGCGAAAGCTTTGGCTAAAGCCCTTTTAGGCAAGGGATACAACCTAATTTCCGGGGGCACGGACAACCATTTGATATTAATTGATATGCGGTGTAAGAACCTAACAGGAAAAGAGGCAGAACACCTCTTAGAGGAAGTAGGAATTACAGTAAATAAAAATGCTATTCCGTTTGATCCGGAAAGTCCAAATGTCACCAGCGGCATACGAGTGGGGACACCTGCTCTTACTTCCAGAGGAATGAAAGAGCAAGAGATGGAAAGGATTGCAGAGCTGATGGATGAAGCTCTTACCAAGGGCCAAGATGAACGTATAAAGGCAAAAATATCCAAAGCGGTTAAAGCCCTCTGTGAGCAATTTCCACTCTATTCTAAGTAA
- the rpiB gene encoding ribose 5-phosphate isomerase B — protein sequence MTIAIASDHGGYELKKEIMKYLDKSKIDYKDMGVFSTESVDYPDIAIPCAEAVARGEFEKGIIICGTGIGVCIAANKVKGIRAALCHDTFSARMSRQHNNANVLTMGGRVIGPGLAIDIVKEWLAGDFEGNRHERRVEKISEYENSI from the coding sequence TTGACTATAGCTATAGCAAGCGACCACGGCGGTTATGAATTAAAAAAAGAGATAATGAAATATCTTGATAAAAGTAAGATAGATTACAAAGATATGGGAGTGTTTTCTACCGAATCCGTAGATTATCCGGATATAGCTATTCCTTGCGCAGAGGCTGTTGCCAGGGGAGAATTTGAAAAGGGCATAATAATTTGCGGCACAGGAATAGGCGTATGTATTGCCGCCAATAAGGTAAAAGGTATTCGGGCGGCACTGTGTCATGATACTTTTTCAGCTCGGATGTCAAGACAGCATAATAATGCTAACGTTTTGACTATGGGCGGTAGAGTTATTGGCCCGGGGCTTGCCATAGATATTGTAAAAGAATGGCTTGCTGGTGATTTTGAAGGGAATCGCCATGAGCGCAGAGTGGAAAAGATAAGCGAATATGAAAACAGCATATAA
- a CDS encoding low molecular weight protein arginine phosphatase: MKKVVFVCTGNTCRSSMAEALFKKMLGDLGKHKEIEVFSCGIGAIEGQPASENAKKVMEMEGIDLEAHRAKPFTKDMLGADLILTMTQSHKDYIINQFPEAKGKVFTLGEFAGDNMEISDPFGHGVEVYKMVAEEIKQKLRKVIERLENN, encoded by the coding sequence TTGAAAAAAGTAGTATTTGTCTGTACTGGCAATACATGCCGCAGCAGTATGGCAGAAGCCCTTTTTAAAAAAATGCTCGGTGACTTGGGAAAGCATAAAGAAATTGAGGTTTTTTCCTGCGGCATAGGTGCTATTGAAGGACAACCGGCCTCTGAAAATGCGAAGAAAGTCATGGAAATGGAAGGAATAGATTTGGAAGCACACAGGGCAAAACCTTTTACTAAGGATATGTTAGGCGCAGATCTTATTCTTACGATGACTCAGAGCCATAAAGATTATATAATCAATCAATTTCCTGAGGCTAAAGGTAAAGTTTTTACATTAGGAGAATTTGCAGGCGATAATATGGAGATCAGTGATCCTTTTGGTCATGGTGTAGAAGTATATAAGATGGTAGCTGAGGAAATTAAACAAAAATTAAGAAAAGTAATTGAAAGGCTGGAAAACAACTAG